In Bacteroidota bacterium, one DNA window encodes the following:
- the iscX gene encoding Fe-S cluster assembly protein IscX, whose translation MNWNTIDDIGEALFEAKPDIDPLTVRFTDLRDWIAALPDWEDDIHSSNEAKLEAVQMAWYEVWKDEHGN comes from the coding sequence ATGAACTGGAATACCATCGACGACATCGGCGAAGCCCTCTTCGAGGCAAAGCCCGACATCGATCCCCTGACTGTGCGATTCACCGATCTGCGTGATTGGATCGCGGCATTGCCCGATTGGGAGGACGACATCCATTCCTCGAACGAGGCCAAACTCGAAGCCGTGCAGATGGCATGGTACGAGGTATGGAAGGACGAGCACGGCAACTAA
- a CDS encoding 2Fe-2S iron-sulfur cluster binding domain-containing protein, translating to MNVTCEALVGDSVLDVALANGIDLQHNCGGVCACSTCHVIVKQGMDAFPEMTDDEADQLDEAEGLTLQSRLGCQTRIEKDAEIIVEIPQLNPSIAHLFHEGAKAD from the coding sequence ATGAACGTGACGTGCGAGGCGTTGGTCGGGGACTCGGTTCTCGACGTGGCGCTCGCAAACGGCATCGACTTGCAACATAATTGTGGCGGGGTCTGCGCCTGCTCGACATGCCACGTGATCGTGAAACAGGGGATGGATGCGTTTCCTGAGATGACGGACGACGAAGCCGATCAGCTAGACGAAGCCGAAGGATTGACCCTTCAATCGAGACTTGGCTGCCAGACTCGTATCGAGAAGGATGCCGAGATCATCGTCGAGATCCCTCAACTCAACCCATCGATCGCGCACCTCTTCCACGAAGGCGCCAAAGCCGACTAA
- a CDS encoding superoxide dismutase, with amino-acid sequence MKAYDYKLKARPYSDEEAKTLLAKVIDAETTDWHYNTHHKGYVDKLNEIEKSLETADASKSNGNYSVYGELKRRWTWNHAGNVLHDLYWENLGGDGNVANAPDLKTLIERDFGSFDAWKADFKACAIAAKLSGWAVLIVDQLGSGQLRNVVVDEHHYGAVWGAIPLVACDVFEHAYYHKDGPKRAAYIDNFIGDIHWGRANDRYKKFAAR; translated from the coding sequence GTGAAAGCTTACGATTACAAATTGAAAGCGCGTCCGTATTCCGATGAGGAAGCAAAGACGCTGCTCGCGAAAGTTATTGACGCAGAGACAACCGACTGGCATTATAATACCCACCATAAGGGCTATGTCGATAAGTTGAACGAGATCGAAAAGTCGCTCGAAACGGCCGATGCCTCGAAGTCGAACGGCAACTACTCCGTCTACGGCGAACTCAAGCGTCGATGGACGTGGAACCATGCCGGAAATGTGCTTCATGATCTCTACTGGGAAAATCTCGGCGGCGACGGAAATGTGGCAAATGCCCCGGATCTGAAAACGCTTATTGAACGCGATTTTGGTTCGTTCGATGCATGGAAGGCCGATTTCAAAGCATGCGCCATCGCAGCAAAGCTCTCAGGGTGGGCCGTGCTGATCGTCGATCAGCTTGGCTCGGGCCAGCTTCGCAATGTTGTTGTCGACGAACATCACTATGGCGCAGTGTGGGGTGCGATCCCGCTCGTCGCTTGCGACGTATTCGAGCATGCGTACTACCACAAAGACGGCCCGAAGCGTGCCGCGTATATCGACAACTTCATTGGCGATATCCACTGGGGCCGTGCGAACGACCGGTATAAGAAGTTCGCCGCTCGTTAA
- the hscA gene encoding Fe-S protein assembly chaperone HscA, translating to MALPGQQPDGKVVGIDLGTTNSLIAYVEDGDAIVIPGRDGGLVPSVVTLDDHGAVIAVGNPAKRRALTDAGHTVYSVKRLMGKSYSDVQKEAGMLSYRLVPKEEGLVRVSIGDREYTPIELSAFVLKELKERAEKYFGEPVSKAVITVPAYFNDAQRQATKDAGRLAGLDVLRIVNEPTAAALAYGLDKKKEGIIAVYDLGGGTFDISILKLTNGIFEVLSTNGDTYLGGDDIDRRIMELVISQLQRIEPNFVPTAEELQLIRTESERAKIALSSSPNAMLEVKIPRLDLNYKRSLTRQELEMMIRPILDRTKQPCIDALKDAHLTSKDIDEVVLVGGATRMPAVKQLVQELFGRKPHDSLNPDETVALGAAIQANVLAGNSTELLLLDVTPLSLGIETIGGMMSTIIARNTTIPTKAKETYTTFADNQTGVVVNVYQGERDFVKDNRHLASFTLKGIPPLPAGAAKVEVTFMIDADGILHVSALETHTGIAQTIDVTPSYGLTDDEIERMLRDSIVHAQEDIAARRLGEAKTEGERIANATEKVLGDIRRGTITFSRARMADLKIDKIIDALYGLRKALGSDSAKEIQALTEALEQVTQPLAQEILNASVSQALAGKAVEEAGA from the coding sequence ATCGCATTACCGGGACAACAACCTGACGGCAAGGTCGTCGGTATCGACCTTGGAACGACGAATTCGCTGATCGCCTACGTCGAGGACGGCGACGCGATTGTCATACCCGGCCGCGACGGCGGGCTTGTTCCGTCAGTCGTGACGCTCGACGATCATGGCGCCGTGATTGCCGTCGGCAATCCCGCGAAGCGTCGCGCCCTGACCGATGCCGGGCATACGGTGTACTCCGTCAAGCGATTGATGGGGAAGTCGTATTCCGATGTGCAGAAAGAAGCCGGGATGCTTTCCTATCGGCTTGTACCGAAGGAAGAAGGCCTGGTCCGTGTGAGCATCGGAGACCGCGAGTATACGCCGATCGAACTTTCCGCATTTGTGCTCAAAGAGCTGAAAGAACGAGCAGAGAAGTATTTCGGCGAGCCGGTATCGAAAGCCGTGATCACTGTCCCTGCATACTTCAACGATGCACAGCGTCAGGCGACGAAGGACGCTGGGCGACTTGCCGGGCTCGATGTGCTGCGCATTGTCAACGAGCCGACGGCAGCGGCGCTTGCGTACGGACTCGATAAAAAGAAGGAAGGCATCATCGCCGTGTACGACCTCGGCGGCGGGACGTTCGATATTTCGATCTTGAAACTAACGAACGGAATTTTTGAGGTTCTCTCGACTAACGGCGATACATACCTCGGCGGCGACGATATCGATCGCCGCATCATGGAGCTGGTGATCTCGCAGCTTCAGCGTATCGAGCCGAATTTTGTGCCGACCGCCGAAGAACTTCAACTCATCCGTACGGAATCCGAGCGCGCGAAGATCGCACTCTCGTCGTCACCGAATGCGATGCTGGAGGTGAAGATCCCTCGGCTGGACCTCAACTACAAGCGCAGCCTCACCCGGCAAGAGCTTGAAATGATGATCCGTCCGATCCTCGATCGTACGAAGCAGCCATGCATCGATGCGTTGAAGGATGCGCATCTGACGTCCAAAGACATCGACGAAGTCGTGCTTGTCGGCGGCGCAACGCGCATGCCGGCTGTCAAACAGCTTGTACAGGAGCTCTTCGGGCGCAAACCGCATGACAGTTTGAACCCGGACGAGACGGTCGCGCTCGGTGCGGCGATCCAGGCCAATGTGCTCGCCGGGAATTCGACCGAACTGCTGTTGCTCGACGTCACGCCGCTATCGCTCGGTATCGAGACGATCGGCGGGATGATGAGCACGATTATCGCCCGAAACACGACGATTCCGACGAAGGCAAAGGAAACATACACCACGTTCGCGGATAATCAGACGGGTGTCGTCGTGAACGTGTATCAAGGCGAGCGAGATTTCGTAAAAGATAACCGGCACCTGGCGTCGTTTACGCTCAAAGGCATTCCGCCCTTGCCTGCAGGCGCAGCGAAGGTGGAAGTGACGTTCATGATCGATGCCGACGGCATCTTGCATGTCAGCGCACTCGAGACGCATACCGGCATCGCACAGACGATCGACGTGACTCCGTCGTACGGGTTGACCGATGACGAGATCGAACGCATGCTTCGCGACAGCATCGTTCACGCGCAGGAAGATATTGCCGCCCGTCGTTTGGGCGAGGCCAAAACCGAAGGCGAACGGATCGCCAATGCAACCGAGAAGGTACTCGGCGATATTCGCCGAGGGACCATCACGTTCTCGCGCGCACGAATGGCCGATCTCAAGATCGACAAGATCATCGATGCCTTGTACGGACTTCGAAAAGCATTAGGCTCCGATAGTGCCAAAGAGATTCAGGCGCTGACCGAAGCGCTTGAGCAAGTGACCCAACCGCTTGCACAAGAGATACTCAATGCCTCGGTCTCGCAAGCGCTTGCGGGCAAGGCGGTCGAAGAAGCAGGCGCGTAA
- the gmhA gene encoding D-sedoheptulose 7-phosphate isomerase: MSLSHIQGFLKTAEENLILLQKDSHTLAQIDAFVDLLETTFRNGNKVYSAGNGGSHCDAMHFAEEWTGRYRKDRKPLPALALSDPSHLSCVSNDYGFEHVFERMVDAFGVKGDVFVGITTSGNSPNILLAAETAKKKGMKVVGLLGKDGGKMKPLCDIPIVVPGATTDRIQELHIKVIHIAIECTERRLFPELYND, encoded by the coding sequence ATGAGTCTGAGCCACATCCAAGGATTTCTAAAGACCGCAGAGGAGAACCTGATCCTACTGCAGAAGGATTCGCATACGCTTGCGCAGATCGACGCCTTTGTCGATCTGCTCGAGACGACCTTCCGCAACGGTAACAAAGTATATTCCGCCGGCAATGGTGGCAGCCATTGCGATGCGATGCACTTTGCCGAAGAGTGGACCGGCCGCTATCGCAAAGACCGCAAGCCCCTTCCGGCTCTTGCACTCAGCGATCCATCGCATCTGAGCTGTGTCTCGAACGACTACGGCTTCGAACATGTCTTTGAGCGCATGGTCGATGCGTTTGGTGTAAAGGGGGATGTGTTCGTCGGTATCACCACATCGGGTAACAGCCCGAACATCCTGCTTGCCGCCGAGACCGCGAAGAAGAAGGGGATGAAGGTCGTGGGCCTGCTTGGCAAAGATGGGGGAAAGATGAAACCGCTCTGCGATATTCCTATCGTCGTGCCGGGCGCAACGACCGACCGCATTCAGGAATTGCACATCAAGGTGATTCATATCGCCATCGAGTGCACCGAACGCCGATTGTTTCCAGAACTCTATAACGACTAA
- the hscB gene encoding Fe-S protein assembly co-chaperone HscB, which yields MNDFFETLGIARTFRDEDAAQLERRFHELQRRYHPDHSAAKGGDAIGDALERSSQINAAYRTLRDPISRTKYLLSLFGYSVENAKQVPMDLLELVMSVQEHVALMQAGAKLGNQLQNVEADLNARIVALRSEIDTQRSAWDSIAEHSIPGAALRDDEKKILETLTRSLATRAYLQTLHDTLSAAKEGRSLVLKH from the coding sequence GTGAACGACTTCTTCGAGACTCTGGGTATTGCCCGAACCTTTCGGGATGAAGACGCCGCTCAGCTTGAGCGGCGTTTTCACGAATTGCAGCGCCGCTACCATCCCGATCACTCCGCTGCGAAAGGCGGCGACGCGATCGGCGATGCGCTCGAACGCTCGAGTCAGATCAATGCTGCATACCGCACACTTCGCGACCCGATCTCGCGCACGAAGTATCTGCTGTCGCTTTTTGGTTATTCAGTCGAGAATGCGAAGCAGGTGCCGATGGATCTGCTCGAACTCGTGATGAGCGTACAGGAGCATGTGGCGCTGATGCAAGCCGGTGCAAAGCTCGGCAACCAGTTGCAAAACGTCGAAGCGGATCTCAACGCACGCATTGTTGCGCTGCGCAGCGAGATCGACACGCAGCGTTCGGCATGGGATTCGATCGCAGAACATAGCATACCGGGTGCGGCACTGCGCGATGACGAGAAGAAGATACTGGAGACACTGACTCGTTCCCTTGCCACCAGAGCCTATCTCCAAACGTTACACGATACACTCAGCGCCGCGAAAGAGGGCCGCTCACTTGTCCTGAAGCACTGA
- the erpA gene encoding iron-sulfur cluster insertion protein ErpA yields the protein MPSVEETTVEKAFSNIEEEISLTEKARAEVQKIMQANNIPETYGLRVGVKGGGCSGLSYSLGFDKAPREGDKTIVIDGVQIFVDPKSLFYLSGTQLDYTDGLNGRGFVFNNPNATKTCGCGSSFGA from the coding sequence ATGCCTTCGGTCGAGGAAACGACCGTCGAGAAGGCATTTTCGAACATCGAAGAAGAGATCTCACTGACCGAGAAGGCTCGCGCCGAGGTGCAGAAGATCATGCAGGCGAACAACATCCCCGAGACGTACGGCCTTCGTGTCGGCGTCAAAGGCGGCGGTTGCTCGGGCTTGTCGTACTCGCTCGGTTTCGATAAGGCACCGCGCGAAGGTGACAAGACGATCGTGATCGATGGCGTCCAGATCTTCGTCGACCCGAAGTCGCTCTTCTATCTTTCCGGCACGCAGCTCGATTACACCGACGGGCTCAACGGCCGCGGATTTGTCTTCAATAATCCGAACGCGACCAAGACCTGCGGTTGCGGCAGCTCCTTCGGAGCATAA
- the iscU gene encoding Fe-S cluster assembly scaffold IscU yields MAYSEKVMDHYAHPRNVGTLDPNDPTVGTGLVGAPECGDVMRLQIKISDDGIIEDAKFKTFGCGSAIASSSFATELIKGKSVDEALAIKNTTIVSELNLPPVKIHCSVLAEDAIKAALEDYKKKQAQLHEEVANA; encoded by the coding sequence ATGGCGTATTCTGAAAAGGTAATGGATCATTACGCTCACCCGCGTAATGTTGGAACGCTCGATCCGAACGACCCGACCGTAGGCACAGGCCTCGTCGGCGCACCGGAATGTGGCGACGTGATGCGTCTGCAGATCAAGATCTCAGACGATGGCATCATCGAAGATGCGAAGTTCAAGACGTTCGGCTGCGGTTCGGCCATTGCGTCGAGCTCGTTCGCTACGGAGCTGATCAAAGGCAAGTCGGTGGACGAGGCGCTCGCGATCAAGAACACGACGATCGTGTCCGAGCTCAATCTTCCGCCGGTAAAGATCCACTGCTCGGTACTTGCCGAAGATGCGATCAAGGCCGCGCTCGAAGATTACAAAAAGAAGCAAGCGCAGTTGCACGAGGAAGTGGCGAACGCATAA
- a CDS encoding IscS subfamily cysteine desulfurase produces the protein MVKLPIYLDNNATTQMDPRVLDAMMPYFTEHFGNAASRNHPFGWKAEEAVDWARTTIAKYIGADEKEIVFTSGATESDNLAIKGIAEMYASKGDHIITATTEHKAVLDTCKALERKGVKVTYLTVSKEGFVDLDQLRDAITDRTTLVTLMHANNEVGTIQDLEAIGKICHEKGVIFHTDSTQSVGKIPFDVQRMNVDLASLSAHKIYGPKGVGALYVRKKNPRVKLASQMDGGGHERGMRSGTLNVPGIVGLAKALELCVTEMESETKRIQGLRDDLWNKIAASLDEVYINGPDPIKHAARRLPGNLNVSFAFVEGEALMMGIKDIAVSSGSACTSATLEPSYVLKALGVGEDLAHTSIRFGIGRFTTQEEIDYTAEKLIGAVKHLRDMSPLYELAKAGVDLKSIEWAHH, from the coding sequence ATGGTAAAGCTACCGATCTATTTAGATAATAACGCGACGACGCAGATGGACCCTCGCGTCCTCGATGCGATGATGCCGTATTTCACCGAACATTTCGGCAATGCAGCGAGCCGTAACCACCCCTTTGGCTGGAAGGCCGAAGAAGCGGTCGATTGGGCACGCACGACGATCGCAAAGTATATTGGTGCTGACGAGAAAGAGATCGTCTTCACCAGCGGCGCAACCGAATCCGATAATCTTGCCATCAAAGGCATCGCCGAGATGTACGCCTCGAAAGGCGACCACATCATTACGGCAACGACCGAGCACAAAGCCGTCTTAGATACGTGCAAAGCGCTCGAACGAAAAGGTGTGAAAGTCACGTACCTCACCGTGAGCAAAGAGGGGTTTGTCGATCTCGACCAACTCCGCGATGCTATCACTGACCGAACCACTCTCGTTACGCTCATGCATGCGAACAACGAGGTTGGGACGATCCAGGATCTTGAGGCGATCGGAAAGATCTGTCACGAGAAGGGGGTAATCTTTCACACGGATTCCACCCAGTCCGTGGGGAAGATCCCCTTCGACGTGCAACGCATGAACGTGGATCTCGCGTCGCTCTCGGCACACAAGATCTACGGTCCGAAAGGCGTCGGAGCGCTCTATGTGCGCAAGAAGAATCCGCGCGTGAAGCTTGCCTCGCAGATGGACGGCGGTGGCCACGAACGCGGCATGCGCTCGGGCACGCTCAACGTACCGGGCATAGTCGGTCTTGCCAAGGCACTCGAACTCTGCGTCACGGAGATGGAGAGCGAGACGAAGCGCATCCAGGGCTTGCGCGACGATCTCTGGAACAAGATCGCGGCGTCGCTCGACGAAGTGTACATCAACGGACCGGACCCGATCAAGCACGCAGCACGCCGCTTGCCGGGCAATCTGAATGTGAGCTTTGCCTTCGTCGAAGGCGAAGCGTTGATGATGGGGATCAAGGACATCGCCGTTAGCTCAGGCTCTGCCTGCACCTCGGCGACGCTCGAACCGAGCTACGTCCTGAAGGCGCTCGGTGTCGGTGAAGATCTGGCACATACGTCGATCCGCTTCGGTATCGGCCGCTTCACGACACAGGAAGAGATCGACTACACGGCCGAGAAGCTCATCGGCGCAGTGAAGCATCTGCGCGACATGTCGCCGCTCTATGAGTTGGCGAAAGCCGGCGTCGATCTGAAGTCGATCGAGTGGGCACACCACTAG
- a CDS encoding Rrf2 family transcriptional regulator — translation MLRLSKRVEYGLMALQYLAKTGQVATSREISDATNIPYDLLAKIMQSLKRDGIIDSFQGVRGGYRMMISPEQITLNRVVGALDEVTALTECASENPDHEACSMFESCTIKHPMAKLQEKLTESIGNTTIAELMTA, via the coding sequence ATGCTGAGACTATCGAAGCGAGTAGAATACGGATTGATGGCGCTACAATACCTGGCGAAGACCGGGCAGGTGGCCACGTCGCGCGAGATATCGGATGCGACGAACATCCCGTACGATCTGCTGGCGAAGATCATGCAGTCGCTCAAGCGTGACGGCATCATCGACTCTTTTCAAGGAGTCAGGGGCGGATACCGCATGATGATCTCGCCCGAACAGATCACGCTGAACCGAGTCGTCGGAGCGCTCGACGAGGTAACCGCTTTAACTGAGTGCGCCTCCGAGAACCCCGACCACGAAGCGTGCTCCATGTTCGAGAGCTGCACGATCAAGCACCCAATGGCGAAGCTTCAGGAAAAGCTGACCGAGTCGATCGGCAATACGACGATTGCAGAGCTGATGACAGCGTGA